In a single window of the Elaeis guineensis isolate ETL-2024a chromosome 6, EG11, whole genome shotgun sequence genome:
- the LOC140858470 gene encoding 3-hydroxyisobutyryl-CoA hydrolase-like protein 5: protein MAQEPVNPGEVVLGEEIKHARLITLNRPRQLNVISSKVVYLLSQFLEKWEKDDDAKLVIFKGAGRAFCAGGDLRMFYEGRSDDSCLEVVYRMYWLCYHIHTYKKTMVALVHGIVMGGGGAMVVPLKFSVVTEKTVFAVPEASIGLHTDCSFSYILSRLPGYLGEYLALTGARLNGKEMVAAGLATHFVPSEKLQELEKRLLSLDSGDENKVRSVIEEFSAAVQPDEESVLNKLSTINKCFCGDSVEEIIKSFVSFYRCSSIISFFNPFSHYLSWQYILDKAQILHSVLVS from the exons ATGGCTCAGGAGCCTGTGAACCCAGGAGAG GTTGTTCTTGGAGAAGAGATAAAGCATGCGAGGTTGATCACCTTAAACCGGCCTCGCCAATTAAATGTCATCTCGTCGAAAGTG GTTTATCTACTGTCTCAGTTCCTAGAAAAATGGGAAAAGGATGATGATGCAAAGTTAGTTATATTCAAG GGTGCCGGGCGAGCTTTTTGTGCCGGTGGGGATCTAAGAATGTTCTATGAGGGGAGATCAG ATGATTCCTGTCTTGAAGTTGTGTACAGAATGTACTGGCTTTGTtatcacatacatacatataagaaAACCATG GTAGCCCTTGTTCATGGAATTGTCATGGGTGGAGGCGGAGCTATGGTCGTCCCTCTGAAATTTTCTGTTGTCACAGAGAAAACC GTCTTTGCTGTGCCCGAAGCAAGTATTGGACTTCATACTGACTGCAGCTTCTCTTACATTCTTTCACGGCTTCCTGGATATTTGG GGGAATACTTGGCTTTGACTGGTGCAAGGCTAAATGGAAAGGAAATGGTTGCCGCTGGTCTTGCAACCCATTTTGTCCCATCTGAG AAACTGCAAGAGCTCGAGAAACGTTTACTAAGCTTAGATTCCGGTGACGAGAATAAAGTCAGATCAGTAATTGAAGAATTCTCTGCAGCTGTCCAACCTGATGAAGAAAGTGTTTTGAACAA GCTTTCAACAATCAATAAGTGCTTCTGTGGGGACTCTGTGGAGGAAATCATTAAATCATTTGTAAGTTTTTATAGATGCTCATCCATTATCAGCTTTTTTAACCCATTTTCACATTACTTATCTTGGCAGTACATCTTGGACAAGGCTCAGATCCTCCATAGTGTTCTTGTCTCTTGA